Proteins encoded in a region of the Flavobacterium sp. PMTSA4 genome:
- the secA gene encoding preprotein translocase subunit SecA: protein MSFINSILKAFVGDKSQKDVKAIQPLVNKIKAFESSLAALSNDELRQKTVEFKEKIKEARFEKDSRISALKTEAEGTTDIDKREDIYNEIDALEKEAYDISEKVLMDILPEAFAVVKETARRFKDNTTIEVTTTPKDRELSATKPYITLEGDKTIWSNSWNAAGKEITWDMIHYDVQLIGGIVLHTGKIAEMQTGEGKTLVATLPLYLNALTGNGVHLVTVNDYLARRDSTWKAPLFEFHGMTVDCIDNHSPNSDARRKAYEADITYGTNNEFGFDYLRDNMAHAPEDLVQRKHNYAIVDEVDSVLIDDARTPLIISGPVPDGDRHEFNELKPKIENLYNLQRQIAGGFLTEAKRLIKEGNTKDGGFQLLRAYRALPKSKPLIKFLSEEGNKQLLQKTENEYMQDNNRKMPIVDEALYFVIEEKNNQVELTDMGIKYLSQDTSDDFFILPDIGTEIAKIEKQNLEKDKEAEAKEKLFQDFGIKSERIHTLTQLLKAYTLFEKDVEYVIMDNKILIVDEQTGRIMDGRRYSDGLHQAIEAKEQVTIEAATQTFATITLQNYFRMYNKLAGMTGTAVTEAGEFWEIYKLDVVEIPTNKPIARNDKEDLIYRSVREKFNAVIEDVTQLSQAGRPVLIGTTSVEISELLSRMLKMRGVNHNVLNAKMHKKEAEIVAEAGKPGVVTIATNMAGRGTDIKLSPEVKAAGGLAIVGTERHDSRRVDRQLRGRAGRQGDVGSSQFYVSLEDNLMRLFGSDRVAKIMDRMGLKEGEVIQHSMMTKSIERAQKKVEENNFGTRKRLLEYDDVMNAQREVVYKRRRHALHGERLKLDIANMMYDTCELIVSETKGTNDFKNFEFELIRYFSITSPISSSEFEKMSEMEITGKVYKAAMAYYTEKTERSAREAFPIIANVYQNEGNKFERIVVPFSDGIKSLNVVTDLKKAFESEGKQLIADFEKNITLAIVDEAWKKHLRKMDELKQSVQLAVHEQKDPLLIYKLEAFNLFRAMLDGVNKEVISFLFKGDLPQQNNNIQEAREVKRKENYTESKEEINSGESANREAGQAASQRPQVTETIVRETPKINRNDTVTIKHVMSGKTESMKYKKAESMIASGEWVLVHD, encoded by the coding sequence ATGAGTTTCATTAATAGTATTCTTAAAGCTTTTGTTGGAGACAAATCCCAAAAAGATGTAAAAGCAATACAACCACTTGTAAATAAAATTAAAGCGTTTGAAAGCAGTTTAGCTGCATTATCAAACGACGAATTGAGACAAAAAACTGTTGAATTCAAAGAAAAAATCAAAGAAGCTAGATTTGAAAAAGATTCTAGAATTTCAGCTTTAAAAACTGAAGCTGAAGGCACAACAGATATCGATAAAAGAGAAGATATTTATAATGAAATTGATGCTTTAGAAAAAGAAGCTTATGACATTTCAGAGAAAGTTTTAATGGATATACTTCCAGAAGCTTTTGCTGTTGTTAAAGAAACTGCTCGTCGATTTAAAGACAATACTACAATTGAAGTAACAACAACTCCAAAAGATAGAGAACTTTCTGCAACAAAACCATACATCACATTAGAAGGCGACAAAACTATTTGGTCAAATTCATGGAATGCAGCTGGAAAAGAAATCACTTGGGATATGATTCACTACGACGTTCAGTTGATTGGTGGAATTGTATTGCACACTGGAAAAATTGCAGAAATGCAAACGGGTGAAGGAAAAACATTAGTGGCAACACTTCCACTCTATTTGAATGCTTTGACAGGAAACGGTGTTCACTTGGTAACCGTAAACGATTACTTAGCTAGACGTGACAGCACTTGGAAAGCACCATTATTTGAATTCCACGGAATGACGGTTGATTGTATCGATAATCATTCGCCAAACTCTGATGCAAGAAGAAAAGCGTACGAAGCTGATATTACTTATGGAACAAACAATGAATTTGGTTTTGACTATTTGCGTGATAACATGGCGCATGCGCCAGAAGATTTAGTTCAAAGAAAACATAATTACGCTATTGTTGACGAGGTTGACTCTGTATTGATTGATGATGCTAGAACGCCATTAATCATTTCTGGTCCAGTTCCTGATGGTGATAGACATGAATTCAATGAATTAAAACCAAAAATTGAAAATCTTTATAATCTTCAACGTCAAATTGCAGGTGGATTTTTAACCGAAGCTAAACGTTTGATTAAAGAAGGAAACACAAAAGATGGTGGCTTCCAATTATTAAGAGCATATCGTGCTTTACCGAAAAGCAAACCGTTAATTAAGTTTTTAAGTGAAGAAGGAAATAAGCAATTACTTCAAAAAACGGAGAACGAATACATGCAGGATAACAATCGTAAAATGCCAATCGTTGACGAAGCATTATATTTTGTTATCGAAGAAAAAAACAATCAAGTGGAATTGACCGATATGGGAATTAAATATCTATCGCAAGACACTTCAGATGATTTCTTCATTCTTCCAGATATTGGAACCGAAATTGCTAAAATTGAAAAACAAAATTTAGAAAAAGATAAAGAAGCCGAAGCCAAAGAAAAATTGTTTCAAGACTTTGGTATAAAGTCAGAACGTATTCATACGCTTACACAACTTTTAAAAGCATACACTTTGTTTGAAAAAGATGTAGAATACGTTATCATGGACAACAAAATTCTAATTGTTGACGAACAAACTGGTCGTATTATGGATGGTCGTCGTTATTCTGACGGATTACACCAAGCGATTGAAGCCAAAGAACAAGTAACCATTGAAGCAGCTACACAAACTTTTGCTACCATAACATTACAGAACTATTTCCGTATGTACAACAAATTAGCAGGTATGACTGGAACAGCTGTAACTGAAGCTGGTGAGTTTTGGGAAATTTATAAATTAGATGTTGTTGAAATCCCAACTAATAAGCCAATTGCACGTAATGATAAAGAAGATTTGATTTACCGTTCCGTTCGCGAAAAATTCAATGCTGTTATTGAAGATGTAACGCAATTATCGCAAGCTGGAAGACCAGTTTTAATTGGTACAACATCGGTTGAGATTTCAGAATTATTGAGCAGAATGTTGAAAATGCGTGGTGTTAATCACAACGTGTTGAATGCAAAAATGCACAAAAAAGAAGCTGAAATTGTTGCTGAAGCAGGAAAACCAGGAGTTGTAACTATTGCAACAAATATGGCTGGTCGTGGAACCGATATTAAACTATCTCCAGAAGTGAAAGCTGCTGGCGGTTTGGCAATCGTTGGTACAGAACGTCACGATTCGCGTCGTGTTGACCGTCAGTTGCGTGGTCGTGCTGGTCGTCAAGGTGATGTTGGTAGCTCACAATTTTATGTTTCGTTAGAAGATAATCTAATGCGTTTATTTGGTTCTGATAGAGTTGCCAAAATTATGGACAGAATGGGATTGAAAGAAGGTGAAGTGATTCAACATTCTATGATGACCAAATCTATTGAACGTGCACAGAAAAAAGTTGAAGAAAACAACTTTGGAACTCGTAAACGTCTTTTGGAATATGATGATGTAATGAATGCGCAACGTGAAGTAGTTTACAAACGTCGTCGTCATGCATTACATGGTGAGCGATTGAAATTGGATATTGCTAACATGATGTACGACACTTGCGAATTGATTGTAAGTGAAACCAAAGGAACAAACGATTTTAAAAATTTCGAATTTGAATTAATTCGTTATTTCTCAATAACTTCTCCTATTTCAAGTTCAGAATTTGAAAAAATGTCTGAAATGGAAATCACAGGTAAAGTATATAAAGCTGCAATGGCTTATTATACTGAAAAAACCGAAAGAAGTGCTCGTGAAGCATTCCCAATTATTGCTAATGTATATCAAAATGAAGGAAACAAATTTGAGCGTATTGTAGTTCCGTTTTCTGATGGAATTAAAAGTTTAAATGTGGTTACCGACTTGAAAAAAGCTTTTGAAAGCGAAGGAAAACAATTGATTGCTGATTTTGAAAAAAATATCACTTTAGCCATTGTTGACGAAGCTTGGAAAAAACATTTACGTAAAATGGACGAGCTAAAACAATCGGTTCAATTGGCAGTTCATGAGCAAAAAGATCCATTACTTATTTATAAATTAGAAGCATTCAACTTGTTTAGAGCAATGCTTGATGGTGTAAATAAAGAAGTGATTTCATTCTTATTCAAAGGTGATTTACCTCAACAGAACAACAATATTCAAGAAGCTCGTGAAGTTAAACGTAAAGAAAACTACACTGAGTCAAAAGAAGAAATAAATAGTGGTGAAAGTGCTAACAGAGAAGCTGGTCAAGCTGCATCTCAACGTCCGCAAGTAACAGAAACCATAGTTCGTGAAACTCCAAAAATTAATAGAAACGATACTGTGACTATTAAACATGTAATGAGCGGAAAAACCGAAAGCATGAAATACAAAAAAGCCGAAAGTATGATTGCTTCAGGAGAATGGGTTTTGGTTCACGATTAA
- a CDS encoding FAD-binding oxidoreductase, protein MQLSKEILEKLTTIVGENYIFTDIETRNYYGHDETEDYVFPPNVVLKPANAKEVSEILLIANDYKIPTTPIGARTGLSGGALSIYEGIGLSMERFNKIIEIDEQNLQVTVEPGVITQVLRETVAEKRFFYPVDPSSMGSCWIGGNIAENSGGARAVKYGVTKDYVLNLEVVLPSGEIIWTGANTLKNSTGYNLTQLMVGSEGTLGVITKIVLKLLPKVSHNVLMLVPFYKAHEACEAVSAIFRAGIVPSALEFMERDAIDWTLEYVDGINVSIKPEHQAHLLIEVDGNYPEVLMQEAEKIVSVVEGFEIDEVLFADTEDQKNMLWKMRRSVAEAVKSNSIYKEEDTVVPRYMLPELLKGIKQIGAKHGFISVCYGHAGDGNLHVNIIKGDMTDDNWQTQVPIGIKEIFELTVALKGTLSGEHGIGYVQKNFMNIAFSKVHLELMESIKRVFDPNNILNPGKIFPDYN, encoded by the coding sequence ATGCAATTATCTAAAGAAATCCTCGAAAAACTAACTACCATTGTTGGCGAAAACTATATATTCACTGATATTGAAACCCGTAATTATTATGGACACGATGAAACCGAAGATTATGTTTTTCCGCCGAATGTAGTGTTGAAACCAGCCAACGCAAAAGAAGTTTCGGAGATTCTTTTAATTGCTAACGACTATAAAATTCCAACCACACCTATTGGCGCACGAACAGGTTTAAGTGGTGGTGCATTATCTATTTATGAAGGAATTGGTCTTTCGATGGAACGATTCAATAAAATCATTGAAATTGATGAACAAAATCTGCAAGTTACGGTTGAACCGGGTGTTATAACGCAAGTATTGAGAGAAACCGTTGCCGAAAAAAGATTTTTCTATCCGGTTGACCCAAGCAGTATGGGAAGTTGTTGGATAGGTGGAAATATTGCTGAAAACTCTGGTGGTGCAAGAGCTGTGAAATATGGGGTTACCAAAGATTATGTACTTAATTTAGAAGTGGTGTTACCAAGTGGCGAAATCATTTGGACTGGCGCTAATACATTAAAAAACTCTACAGGTTATAATCTTACGCAATTGATGGTTGGTAGCGAAGGAACTTTGGGTGTTATAACTAAAATTGTGTTGAAATTATTGCCAAAAGTTTCGCATAACGTATTGATGTTGGTTCCTTTTTATAAAGCACACGAAGCTTGTGAAGCGGTTTCGGCAATTTTCAGAGCAGGAATTGTACCGAGTGCTTTGGAATTTATGGAACGCGATGCGATTGATTGGACTTTGGAATATGTTGATGGAATTAATGTATCTATTAAACCCGAGCATCAAGCACATTTGTTGATTGAAGTTGATGGAAATTACCCTGAAGTTTTAATGCAAGAAGCAGAAAAAATAGTTTCGGTAGTAGAAGGTTTTGAAATAGATGAGGTTTTATTTGCCGATACAGAAGATCAAAAAAACATGCTTTGGAAAATGCGTCGTTCTGTTGCTGAAGCAGTAAAATCGAATTCAATATATAAAGAAGAAGATACCGTTGTGCCAAGATATATGTTACCTGAATTATTAAAAGGCATCAAGCAAATTGGAGCAAAGCATGGTTTTATATCGGTTTGTTATGGTCATGCTGGCGATGGAAATTTGCACGTGAATATCATTAAAGGCGACATGACTGATGATAATTGGCAAACGCAAGTTCCGATTGGAATCAAAGAAATTTTTGAATTGACCGTTGCTTTAAAAGGAACACTTTCGGGCGAACATGGAATTGGTTATGTGCAAAAGAATTTTATGAATATTGCGTTTTCTAAAGTTCATTTAGAATTAATGGAAAGTATTAAGCGTGTTTTTGACCCAAATAACATCTTAAATCCGGGTAAAATATTTCCAGATTATAACTAG
- the meaB gene encoding methylmalonyl Co-A mutase-associated GTPase MeaB encodes MKSNKKSALKENDGIPQPESISTSSLQKIVAKRKVQPSVNELISGILQHDKIALSRAITLIESTNPEHFEKANEIINGCLPYANQSVRIGITGVPGVGKSTFIEAFGTYLTSIGKKVAVLAVDPSSTISHGSILGDKTRMEELVKDENAFIRPSASGETLGGVARKTRETIILCEAAGFDTIIIETVGVGQSETAVHSMVDFFLLLKIAGAGDELQGIKRGIMEMADTIVINKADGDNVAKAKLAKTEFNRALHLFPAKNSGWIPKVTTCSAYEKTGIDSVWNIIAEYLELVKNNDYFNAKRQNQNQYWMLETINEQLKNHFYTNPSIASSLENYKTQVATNQISPFAAAQELLKKYFE; translated from the coding sequence TTGAAATCGAACAAAAAAAGCGCACTCAAAGAAAACGATGGTATTCCTCAACCGGAAAGCATCAGCACTTCTTCTTTGCAAAAAATTGTTGCCAAACGTAAAGTACAACCCAGCGTTAACGAATTGATTTCAGGGATTTTACAGCATGACAAAATAGCTTTGAGCCGAGCCATTACTTTAATTGAAAGCACCAATCCTGAACATTTTGAAAAAGCCAACGAAATAATTAATGGTTGTTTGCCATATGCTAACCAATCGGTTCGCATTGGTATTACTGGTGTTCCTGGCGTTGGAAAAAGCACTTTTATTGAAGCTTTTGGAACTTATTTAACTTCCATTGGAAAGAAAGTTGCGGTACTTGCGGTTGACCCAAGTTCTACCATCAGTCACGGGAGTATATTGGGCGATAAAACCCGCATGGAAGAACTGGTGAAAGACGAAAACGCTTTTATCCGTCCGTCGGCATCGGGAGAAACACTTGGTGGCGTAGCGCGAAAAACCCGAGAAACCATTATTCTTTGCGAGGCGGCAGGTTTTGATACGATTATTATTGAAACCGTTGGCGTTGGTCAAAGTGAAACGGCTGTTCACAGCATGGTCGATTTCTTTTTACTGCTTAAAATTGCAGGTGCTGGCGATGAACTGCAAGGCATTAAACGTGGTATCATGGAAATGGCCGATACTATTGTAATTAACAAAGCCGATGGCGACAATGTGGCTAAAGCCAAACTCGCCAAGACTGAATTTAACCGAGCGTTACATTTGTTTCCTGCTAAAAATAGTGGTTGGATTCCAAAAGTTACCACTTGTAGTGCTTATGAAAAAACGGGTATCGACAGTGTTTGGAACATCATTGCTGAGTATTTAGAACTTGTTAAAAACAATGATTATTTTAACGCTAAACGCCAAAACCAAAACCAATACTGGATGCTCGAAACTATCAACGAGCAGTTGAAAAACCATTTTTATACCAATCCATCCATTGCTTCTTCATTAGAAAATTATAAAACCCAAGTAGCAACTAATCAAATATCGCCATTTGCTGCGGCGCAGGAGTTGTTGAAGAAGTATTTCGAGTAA